A region from the Mesorhizobium sp. J8 genome encodes:
- a CDS encoding SPFH domain-containing protein: MGFSGFDIAIIVLVFLVIILLFKGIRTVPQGYNYTVERFGRYTKTLTPGLNIINPIFERVGAKMNMMEQVLDVPTQEIITRDNAIVGVDGVAFYQVLNAAQAAYQVAGLQNAILNLTMTNIRTVMGSMDLDELLSNRDAINERLLRVVDEAAHPWGIKITRVEIKDINPPANLVESMGRQMMAERDKRAQILAAEGLKQSQILEAEGRREAAFRDAEARERSAEAEAKATQVVSEAIAKGDVQAINYFVAQKYTEALAKIGSSSNNKIVLMPFEASSLIGSLGGIGEIAREVFKGDGPSGPQRQGSRPPVVRPTDN; this comes from the coding sequence ATGGGCTTCAGCGGTTTCGATATTGCCATCATTGTTCTTGTTTTCCTGGTCATCATTCTGCTTTTCAAGGGCATCAGGACGGTGCCGCAAGGTTATAATTACACGGTGGAGCGGTTCGGCCGTTACACCAAGACGCTGACTCCCGGCCTCAACATCATCAACCCGATCTTCGAGCGCGTCGGCGCCAAGATGAACATGATGGAGCAGGTGCTCGACGTCCCGACGCAGGAGATCATCACCCGCGACAACGCCATCGTCGGGGTCGACGGCGTCGCCTTCTACCAGGTGCTGAACGCCGCCCAGGCCGCTTACCAGGTCGCCGGACTGCAGAACGCCATCCTCAACCTCACCATGACCAATATCCGAACCGTCATGGGTTCGATGGACCTCGACGAATTGCTCTCCAACCGCGACGCCATCAACGAGCGGCTGCTGCGCGTCGTCGACGAGGCGGCGCACCCGTGGGGCATCAAGATCACCCGCGTCGAGATCAAGGACATCAACCCGCCGGCCAATCTGGTGGAATCGATGGGCCGCCAGATGATGGCCGAGCGCGACAAGCGCGCCCAGATCCTCGCCGCCGAAGGTCTCAAGCAATCGCAGATCCTCGAAGCCGAGGGCCGCCGTGAAGCCGCCTTCCGCGACGCCGAGGCGCGCGAGCGCTCGGCCGAGGCGGAAGCCAAGGCGACGCAGGTCGTGTCGGAAGCCATCGCCAAGGGCGACGTGCAGGCGATCAACTACTTCGTCGCCCAGAAATACACCGAGGCCTTGGCGAAGATCGGCTCGTCGAGCAACAACAAGATCGTGCTGATGCCGTTCGAGGCCTCGTCGCTGATCGGCTCGCTCGGCGGCATCGGCGAGATCGCCCGCGAGGTCTTCAAGGGCGACGGGCCTTCCGGCCCGCAGCGGCAGGGCTCGCGCCCGCCGGTCGTGCGGCCGACAGACAACTGA
- the hemH gene encoding ferrochelatase — MTLASPTDVKTARTAGLLPAGHPAVKHGKVGVMLINLGTPDGIEFAPMWRYLREFLSDPRVIELNKAIWYPILYGLVLTTRPKKSGANYARIWNREKNESPLRTFTRAQSEKLAAALADLPDVVVDWAMRYGNPSTASVAQKLVDQGCDRILSFPLYPQYSATTTATANDQLFRALMKIRNAPAIRSVPPYYDEPIYIDALAHSIERHLGTLDFKPEVVVASYHGIPKPYFEKGDPYHCHCLKTTRLLRERLGWDEKKLITTFQSRFGAQEWLQPYTDVTVEKLAKDGVKSIAVVNPGFSVDCIETLDEIGREAAETFHHAGGKNFAHIPCLNDSAEGMAVIEALVRRELSGWV, encoded by the coding sequence ATGACGCTTGCCAGCCCCACCGATGTCAAGACCGCGAGGACCGCTGGGCTGCTGCCTGCCGGCCACCCTGCGGTGAAACACGGCAAGGTCGGCGTCATGCTGATCAACCTCGGCACACCCGATGGAATCGAATTTGCGCCGATGTGGCGCTATCTCAGGGAATTCCTCTCCGACCCGCGCGTCATCGAGCTCAACAAGGCGATCTGGTATCCGATCCTTTACGGCCTGGTCCTGACCACCCGGCCGAAAAAGTCCGGCGCCAACTATGCCAGGATCTGGAACAGGGAAAAGAACGAGTCGCCACTGCGCACGTTCACCCGCGCTCAAAGCGAGAAGCTGGCCGCCGCGCTCGCCGACCTGCCCGACGTGGTGGTCGACTGGGCCATGCGCTACGGCAATCCTTCGACGGCAAGCGTCGCGCAAAAACTCGTCGACCAGGGCTGCGACCGCATTTTGTCATTCCCGCTCTATCCGCAATATTCAGCCACAACGACGGCAACCGCCAACGACCAGTTATTCCGCGCGCTGATGAAGATCAGAAACGCGCCGGCGATCCGGAGCGTGCCGCCCTACTACGACGAGCCGATCTATATCGACGCGCTCGCTCACTCGATCGAGCGGCACCTTGGGACGTTGGACTTCAAGCCGGAGGTGGTTGTCGCGTCCTATCACGGCATCCCGAAGCCTTATTTCGAGAAGGGCGACCCCTACCATTGCCATTGCCTCAAGACGACGCGGCTGCTGCGGGAAAGGCTCGGCTGGGACGAGAAGAAGCTCATCACCACCTTCCAGTCGCGTTTTGGCGCGCAGGAATGGCTGCAACCCTATACCGACGTCACGGTCGAGAAACTGGCCAAGGACGGCGTGAAATCCATCGCCGTCGTCAATCCGGGCTTTTCCGTCGACTGCATCGAGACGCTGGACGAGATCGGCCGCGAGGCGGCCGAAACCTTCCATCACGCCGGCGGCAAGAACTTCGCCCATATTCCCTGTCTCAACGACAGCGCCGAGGGCATGGCGGTCATCGAAGCGCTGGTCCGGCGCGAGCTTTCGGGCTGGGTGTGA
- a CDS encoding bifunctional metallophosphatase/5'-nucleotidase yields the protein MKKIAAILALSASALGLSAGMSFADYTLNILHFNDWHSRIEGNNKYESTCSADEETKGECIGGAGRLITAIAEERKKLEGQNVLLLNAGDSFQGSLFYTTYKGAVEEEFLNQIKPDAVTLGNHEFDDGETALVPFLDKAKFPVVSANVVPNDKSGAKDKIKPSIVVEVGGQKIGIVGAVTNDTPELASPGPNIAITDDVKAITAEVEKLKAQGINKIIAVTHIGYRRERDVIAKIPGIDVVVGGHSHTLLSNTDPKAEGPYPTMVDNPDGYKVPVVQAASYSKYLGEFKVVFDDNGNVKEASGAPIYLDKSIAPDPAVLARIKELGAPIEALKNKEVAETTKAIDGSRENCRARECEMGNLVSDAILDRTKGQGVEIAISNGGGLRASIDQGTVTMGEVLTVLPFQNTLATFKISGKDLVAGLESGLSQVEDGAGRFPQVAGLKYSFDKSVAPNAGRVKSVEVMENGAWTPIKPDKQYLVATNNYVRQGGDGYKVFAEKATDAYDYGPGLEQVVADYLGAHRPYTPKLDGRITEIAATTAAAEPAKPAEPAKPAETVPAATQAPAAEAAKPAEAAPASGEPAMPALPSGSSDIAGTPPAVSAESTPAAPTETAKPAAEPAKPAEAAPATPAPAAEPGKAAEAKPTEASHTVAAGDTYWDLAKKAYGDATKWKLISEANRDFKPRRLPLGATLTIPPAAK from the coding sequence ATGAAGAAGATTGCCGCGATCCTAGCCCTGTCTGCCTCGGCGCTCGGCCTGTCAGCAGGCATGTCTTTTGCCGACTACACGCTGAACATCCTGCATTTCAACGATTGGCACAGCCGCATCGAAGGCAACAACAAATACGAATCGACCTGTTCGGCCGACGAGGAGACCAAAGGCGAATGCATCGGCGGCGCCGGACGGCTGATCACGGCAATCGCCGAGGAGCGCAAGAAGCTCGAAGGCCAGAATGTGCTGCTGCTCAATGCCGGTGACAGCTTCCAGGGATCGCTGTTCTACACCACCTACAAGGGTGCGGTGGAAGAGGAATTCCTCAATCAGATCAAGCCTGACGCGGTGACGCTCGGCAATCATGAGTTCGACGACGGCGAGACCGCGCTGGTGCCTTTTCTCGACAAGGCGAAGTTCCCGGTCGTCAGCGCCAATGTCGTGCCCAACGACAAGTCCGGCGCCAAGGATAAGATCAAGCCTTCGATCGTCGTCGAGGTCGGCGGTCAGAAGATCGGCATCGTCGGCGCCGTCACCAACGACACGCCGGAACTCGCCTCGCCCGGTCCGAACATCGCCATCACGGACGACGTCAAGGCGATCACCGCCGAGGTCGAGAAGTTGAAGGCGCAGGGCATCAACAAGATCATCGCGGTCACTCACATCGGCTACCGGCGCGAGCGCGACGTCATCGCCAAGATCCCGGGCATCGACGTGGTGGTCGGCGGCCACAGCCACACGCTCCTGTCGAACACCGACCCGAAGGCCGAGGGACCGTACCCGACGATGGTCGACAACCCGGACGGCTACAAGGTGCCCGTCGTGCAGGCGGCGTCCTATTCGAAATATCTCGGTGAGTTCAAGGTCGTGTTCGACGACAACGGCAACGTCAAGGAAGCCAGCGGCGCCCCGATCTATCTCGACAAGTCGATCGCGCCCGATCCCGCTGTCCTTGCCCGCATCAAGGAACTCGGCGCGCCGATCGAGGCGCTGAAGAACAAGGAGGTGGCCGAGACCACCAAGGCGATCGACGGCAGCCGCGAGAATTGCCGCGCGCGCGAATGCGAAATGGGCAACCTCGTCTCCGACGCCATCCTCGATCGCACCAAGGGCCAGGGCGTCGAGATCGCCATCTCGAACGGCGGCGGCCTGCGCGCCTCGATCGACCAGGGTACAGTGACCATGGGCGAGGTGCTGACTGTGCTGCCGTTCCAGAACACGCTGGCCACCTTCAAGATTTCGGGCAAGGACCTTGTCGCGGGCCTCGAAAGCGGTCTCAGCCAGGTTGAGGACGGCGCCGGCCGCTTCCCGCAGGTGGCGGGCCTCAAATATTCCTTCGACAAGTCGGTCGCGCCCAATGCCGGCCGCGTCAAATCGGTCGAAGTGATGGAGAACGGCGCCTGGACGCCGATCAAACCCGACAAGCAGTATCTGGTGGCCACCAACAACTATGTCCGCCAGGGCGGCGACGGCTACAAGGTGTTCGCCGAGAAGGCCACGGACGCCTATGACTACGGCCCAGGCCTCGAGCAGGTGGTGGCCGATTATCTTGGCGCGCATCGGCCCTACACGCCGAAGCTCGACGGCCGCATCACCGAGATCGCGGCAACGACGGCGGCGGCCGAGCCGGCCAAACCCGCCGAACCGGCAAAGCCTGCCGAAACCGTTCCCGCCGCCACCCAGGCGCCTGCGGCCGAGGCCGCAAAGCCGGCCGAGGCTGCGCCGGCAAGCGGCGAACCGGCGATGCCGGCTTTGCCTTCCGGTTCCAGCGACATTGCCGGCACGCCGCCGGCCGTTTCGGCTGAGAGCACCCCGGCCGCGCCCACCGAGACCGCGAAGCCGGCTGCGGAGCCGGCAAAGCCTGCCGAGGCTGCCCCCGCAACCCCTGCTCCCGCCGCCGAACCGGGCAAGGCCGCCGAAGCGAAGCCGACCGAGGCCAGCCACACCGTCGCCGCCGGCGATACCTATTGGGACCTCGCCAAGAAAGCCTATGGCGACGCCACCAAGTGGAAGCTCATCTCCGAAGCCAACAGGGACTTCAAGCCGCGCCGCCTGCCGCTCGGCGCGACGCTGACCATTCCGCCCGCCGCGAAGTAA
- a CDS encoding heme-dependent oxidative N-demethylase family protein yields the protein MTIRQPTHTPYDGSSKLFTIGLKPLDFNRWIEVDEFLLPHLAEKQRLYAEIPEKVFVEEDGTSDAQREVLDLLVAHLEAAHPGTHRRGDAEPIGFEGTIDRLPPALRQAPLAKASLLVQEDLILMRRDERGWRLAAGSLCFPSSWSLQEKFGKPLQEIHQPVPGFGPGTRPAELINRMFDGLQGQAVERFNWSIQAGDALYHPLSNVERIDRATNRPSRFPDGDVKAHAFIRVERQTLRKLPASRDILFTIRIHLDPLKLLMRHPDRAALAASFAEQLLALDQQQLDYKGLTADRDRLVEFLGGMANTP from the coding sequence ATGACCATTCGCCAGCCGACGCACACGCCCTATGACGGGTCCTCCAAACTCTTCACCATCGGGCTGAAGCCGCTCGACTTCAACCGCTGGATCGAGGTCGATGAGTTCCTTTTGCCGCATCTGGCCGAAAAGCAACGGCTTTACGCGGAAATCCCGGAAAAGGTTTTTGTCGAGGAAGACGGCACAAGCGACGCTCAGCGCGAAGTGCTGGACCTGCTCGTCGCGCATCTTGAAGCCGCGCATCCCGGCACGCACCGCCGCGGCGATGCCGAGCCGATCGGTTTCGAGGGAACGATCGACAGGCTGCCCCCTGCCCTGCGCCAGGCGCCGCTGGCAAAGGCTTCGCTGCTCGTCCAGGAAGACCTGATCCTGATGCGTCGCGACGAGCGCGGCTGGCGGCTCGCCGCCGGCTCGCTCTGCTTCCCTTCGTCCTGGTCGTTGCAGGAAAAATTCGGCAAGCCGCTGCAGGAGATCCACCAGCCGGTGCCTGGATTCGGACCCGGCACGCGGCCGGCCGAGCTCATCAACCGCATGTTCGACGGCCTGCAGGGCCAGGCGGTCGAGCGCTTCAACTGGTCGATCCAGGCGGGCGATGCGCTCTATCATCCGCTTTCCAACGTCGAGCGCATCGACCGCGCCACGAACCGCCCGAGCCGCTTCCCCGACGGCGACGTCAAAGCCCATGCCTTCATCCGCGTCGAACGCCAGACGTTGCGCAAGCTGCCCGCTTCGCGCGACATCCTCTTCACCATCCGCATCCATCTCGATCCGCTCAAGCTGCTCATGCGCCATCCGGACCGGGCAGCGCTGGCCGCCTCCTTCGCGGAGCAGCTCCTCGCCCTCGACCAGCAGCAACTCGACTACAAGGGCCTGACCGCCGACCGCGACCGGCTGGTCGAATTCCTCGGCGGCATGGCCAACACGCCTTAA
- a CDS encoding aminodeoxychorismate synthase component I, which yields MSLPAAIFRNDERARQLVFDRPHEIILARTAEEFAPALERAQAAADAGKWLAGYFSYEAGYLFEPKLVPLLPEGRRAPLICLGVFDAPVDQAVPQSAVPASNGPIFDARATWSAENYAGRFARLHNHIRKGDCYQGNLTFPVQAQWSGDPLAAFDALTERQPVKYGALVSLGDPVVLSRSPELFFEIDAEGMIETHPMKGTAPRGTTRAEDARLKAFLRNDEKNQAENRMIVDLLRNDISLISEVGTLDVPELFRIETYPTVHQMVSRVRAKLLPGIGIRQIFAALFPCGSITGAPKIRAMEILHELEDAPRDIYCGAIGWIAPGGRMRFSVAIRTISLFADGEAVYNVGGGVVFDSTAEEEYRECLLKARFATGTVPASS from the coding sequence ATGTCCCTGCCCGCAGCCATATTCCGCAACGACGAGCGCGCGCGTCAGCTGGTGTTCGACCGGCCGCACGAGATCATTCTCGCGCGTACCGCGGAGGAGTTCGCGCCTGCGCTCGAAAGGGCCCAGGCCGCCGCCGACGCCGGCAAATGGCTGGCGGGCTATTTCTCCTACGAAGCCGGCTACCTGTTCGAGCCGAAGCTGGTGCCGCTCCTGCCCGAAGGCCGCCGCGCGCCGCTGATCTGTCTCGGCGTCTTCGATGCGCCTGTCGACCAGGCGGTGCCGCAAAGTGCAGTACCCGCCAGCAACGGCCCGATCTTCGACGCCAGGGCAACATGGTCCGCCGAGAACTATGCCGGCCGCTTCGCGCGCCTTCACAACCACATCCGCAAGGGCGATTGCTACCAGGGCAACCTCACCTTCCCGGTCCAGGCGCAGTGGTCCGGCGACCCGCTCGCCGCCTTCGACGCGCTGACGGAGCGACAGCCGGTCAAATATGGCGCGCTGGTTTCGCTCGGCGATCCGGTCGTCCTGTCGCGCTCGCCCGAATTGTTCTTCGAGATCGATGCCGAGGGCATGATCGAAACGCACCCGATGAAGGGCACCGCGCCACGCGGCACGACCAGGGCCGAAGACGCGCGACTGAAGGCCTTCCTGCGCAACGACGAGAAGAATCAGGCCGAGAACCGGATGATCGTCGATCTCTTGCGCAACGACATCTCGCTGATCAGCGAGGTCGGCACGCTGGACGTGCCGGAACTGTTCCGCATCGAGACCTATCCGACCGTGCACCAGATGGTGAGCCGGGTGCGGGCGAAGCTGTTGCCTGGCATCGGCATCCGCCAGATCTTCGCCGCGCTCTTTCCTTGCGGCTCGATCACCGGCGCGCCGAAAATCCGTGCCATGGAAATCCTGCATGAGCTGGAAGACGCGCCGCGAGACATCTATTGCGGCGCCATCGGCTGGATCGCGCCCGGCGGCAGGATGCGTTTTTCGGTGGCGATCCGCACCATCTCGCTCTTCGCCGACGGCGAGGCGGTCTACAATGTCGGCGGCGGCGTCGTCTTCGATTCCACCGCCGAGGAGGAGTATCGGGAGTGTCTGTTGAAAGCGCGCTTCGCGACGGGAACAGTGCCGGCTTCGAGCTGA
- a CDS encoding aminotransferase class IV family protein: MSVESALRDGNSAGFELIETMRWEPGSGFLRFERHLARLYASAAELGFTCDPGRIGEVLSNTVGGHGFALRVRLALQRNGEATAAAQAYEPLPADKVWRLQLARIRLDSANTLLRHKTSLRQVYTQARAEYLATRADEVLLANERGELCEGTITNLFADFGDGPLATPRLDCGLLPGILRGELLDEGRAVEAIYSFDDLKAAKAIFVGNSLRGLIPARLG, translated from the coding sequence GTGTCTGTTGAAAGCGCGCTTCGCGACGGGAACAGTGCCGGCTTCGAGCTGATCGAGACCATGCGCTGGGAGCCTGGTTCCGGCTTCCTGCGCTTCGAGCGCCACCTGGCGAGGCTTTATGCGTCCGCCGCCGAGCTCGGCTTCACCTGCGATCCCGGACGGATCGGCGAGGTGCTTTCCAACACTGTCGGCGGACACGGCTTTGCCTTGCGCGTGCGCCTTGCCTTGCAGCGCAACGGCGAAGCGACGGCCGCCGCTCAAGCCTATGAACCGCTGCCTGCCGACAAGGTCTGGCGGCTGCAGCTGGCGCGCATCCGTCTCGATTCCGCCAATACGCTTCTGCGCCACAAGACAAGCCTGCGCCAGGTCTACACGCAGGCGCGCGCCGAATATCTCGCGACCCGCGCCGATGAGGTGCTTTTGGCCAACGAGCGCGGCGAGCTCTGCGAGGGCACGATCACCAATCTCTTCGCCGATTTCGGCGACGGTCCGCTCGCCACGCCCCGCCTCGACTGCGGCCTTTTGCCTGGAATATTGCGCGGCGAGCTTCTGGACGAAGGCCGCGCCGTGGAAGCGATCTACAGCTTCGACGATCTGAAAGCGGCGAAGGCGATCTTCGTCGGAAACTCGCTGCGCGGGCTGATTCCGGCGCGGCTTGGCTGA
- a CDS encoding NfeD family protein, translating into MIDSIVSELGPWNWMVLGILLLVMEVVAPGVFMLWIGIAALIVGAVSLAIWDAAFWTWQVQVLAFLVLAVVSAYVGRQIAVSRQGSVDQPLLNRRGAQMIGRTATLAEPIKNGRGRIRLGDTLWRVSGPDLPVGTQVRVTGAADTDLELTVEAI; encoded by the coding sequence ATGATCGACAGCATCGTTTCGGAGCTCGGACCGTGGAACTGGATGGTTCTCGGCATCCTGCTCCTGGTGATGGAAGTCGTGGCGCCAGGCGTGTTCATGCTGTGGATCGGCATCGCGGCGCTGATCGTCGGCGCGGTGTCGCTGGCGATCTGGGACGCGGCGTTCTGGACCTGGCAGGTCCAGGTGTTGGCCTTCCTCGTGCTGGCCGTCGTCTCGGCCTATGTCGGCCGGCAGATCGCGGTCAGCCGTCAGGGCAGCGTCGACCAGCCGTTGCTCAACCGCCGCGGCGCGCAGATGATCGGCCGCACGGCGACCCTGGCCGAGCCGATTAAGAACGGCCGTGGCCGCATCCGGCTCGGCGACACCTTGTGGCGGGTCTCAGGTCCAGACCTGCCGGTCGGCACGCAGGTGCGCGTGACCGGCGCGGCGGATACCGATCTGGAACTGACCGTCGAGGCGATTTGA
- a CDS encoding homospermidine synthase, translating to MANENWPVYGEITGPVVMIGFGSIGRGTLPLIERHFKFDKSRMVVIDPRDTDRKLLDERGITFMQDAVTEKNYKKLLTPLLTNGGGQGFCVNLSVDTGSVDLMRLCRKLGVLYIDTVVEPWLGFYFNAEADNASRTNYALREALIKEKHDKPGGPTAVSTCGANPGMVSWFVKKALVNLATDLGLEFSEPAQEDREAWARLMKKAGVKGIHIAERDTQRTKKPKPMDVFWNTWSVEGFISEGLQPAELGWGTHENWMPKNGKKHKHGSKAAIYLEQPGANTRVRSWCPTPGAQYGLLVTHNESISIADFFTVRSKKGKVQYRPTCHYAYHPCNDAMLSLDEMFGAAGKPQPVHHVLDENELVDGVDELGVLLYGHDKNAYWYGSQLSLAEARKLAPYQNATGLQVTSAVLAGMVWALENPTAGIVEADEMDYRRCLEVQSPYLGPVRGYYTDWTPLDNRPGLFPEDLDKDDPWQFRNILVR from the coding sequence ATGGCGAATGAAAACTGGCCCGTTTACGGTGAAATCACCGGTCCTGTCGTGATGATCGGCTTCGGCTCGATCGGGCGGGGAACGCTGCCGCTGATCGAGCGCCATTTCAAGTTCGACAAATCGCGCATGGTGGTCATCGACCCGCGCGATACCGATCGCAAGCTGCTCGACGAGCGCGGCATCACCTTCATGCAGGATGCGGTGACCGAGAAGAATTACAAGAAGCTGCTCACGCCGCTCCTGACCAATGGCGGCGGCCAGGGCTTTTGCGTCAACCTGTCGGTCGACACCGGCTCGGTGGACCTGATGAGACTGTGCCGCAAGCTCGGCGTGCTTTACATCGACACGGTCGTCGAGCCGTGGCTCGGCTTCTATTTCAACGCCGAGGCCGACAATGCCAGCCGCACCAACTACGCGCTGCGCGAGGCGCTGATCAAGGAAAAGCACGACAAGCCGGGCGGCCCGACGGCTGTCTCCACCTGCGGCGCCAACCCCGGCATGGTCTCGTGGTTCGTCAAGAAGGCGCTGGTCAACCTCGCCACCGATCTCGGGCTCGAGTTTTCCGAGCCCGCCCAAGAAGACCGCGAAGCCTGGGCCAGGTTGATGAAAAAGGCCGGCGTCAAGGGTATCCATATCGCCGAGCGCGACACCCAGCGCACGAAGAAGCCGAAGCCGATGGACGTGTTCTGGAACACCTGGTCGGTCGAAGGCTTCATCTCGGAAGGGCTGCAGCCGGCCGAGCTCGGCTGGGGCACGCATGAAAACTGGATGCCGAAGAACGGCAAGAAACACAAGCACGGCTCCAAGGCGGCAATCTATCTGGAGCAGCCCGGCGCCAACACGCGCGTGCGCAGCTGGTGCCCGACGCCGGGCGCGCAATACGGCCTCCTGGTGACGCACAACGAGTCGATCTCGATCGCCGACTTCTTCACCGTGCGCTCGAAGAAGGGCAAGGTCCAGTACCGCCCGACCTGCCACTACGCCTATCACCCCTGCAACGACGCCATGCTGTCGCTCGACGAGATGTTCGGCGCCGCCGGCAAGCCACAGCCGGTCCACCATGTGCTCGACGAGAACGAGCTGGTCGACGGCGTCGACGAACTCGGCGTGCTGCTCTACGGTCACGACAAGAACGCCTACTGGTACGGCTCGCAGCTGTCGCTGGCCGAGGCGCGCAAGCTCGCCCCCTACCAGAACGCGACCGGCCTGCAGGTGACCTCGGCGGTGCTCGCCGGCATGGTCTGGGCGCTGGAGAACCCGACCGCCGGCATCGTCGAGGCCGACGAGATGGACTACCGGCGCTGCCTCGAAGTGCAGTCGCCCTATCTCGGGCCGGTCAGGGGCTACTACACCGACTGGACGCCGCTGGATAACCGGCCGGGCCTCTTCCCCGAGGACCTGGACAAGGACGATCCGTGGCAGTTCCGCAACATTCTGGTGCGATAG
- a CDS encoding KpsF/GutQ family sugar-phosphate isomerase, whose amino-acid sequence MHAGSPERKRPDGQAAIESALRTVATEQAGVAALAAALADGLSEPFAAAIDLISRIEGRVIVTGVGKSGHIGSKIAATLASTGTPAFFVHPAEANHGDLGMIARDDAIIAMSWSGESKELMGIVAYSRRFSIPLIAITSGESSALARAADVVLLLPIVPEACPHGLAPTTSALLQLVMGDALAIALLEARGFTPDHFRTFHPGGQLGANLTQLREIMHVGERLPLVPSGTGMREAILELSRKGFGCVAITAADGTLAGIITDGDIRRHIASDLLSMSVDQVMTKKPKTASPDTLVATALQTINTSAITSLMVVEGGRPVGLVHLHDLLRIGAA is encoded by the coding sequence ATGCATGCGGGGTCCCCAGAAAGAAAGCGGCCGGACGGGCAGGCTGCGATCGAATCGGCGCTGAGAACGGTGGCGACGGAGCAGGCCGGTGTGGCGGCCCTTGCCGCCGCGCTCGCGGATGGGCTGTCCGAGCCTTTTGCCGCCGCGATCGACCTGATCTCACGAATCGAAGGTCGCGTCATCGTCACCGGCGTCGGTAAGAGCGGCCATATTGGCTCCAAGATCGCCGCCACGCTTGCCTCGACCGGCACGCCAGCCTTCTTCGTCCATCCGGCGGAAGCCAATCACGGCGATCTCGGCATGATCGCCCGGGACGACGCCATCATCGCCATGTCCTGGTCGGGCGAGAGCAAGGAATTGATGGGCATCGTCGCCTATTCCAGGCGTTTTTCCATCCCGCTGATCGCCATCACCTCGGGCGAGAGTTCGGCGCTGGCGCGGGCTGCGGACGTAGTGCTGCTGCTGCCTATCGTGCCGGAGGCCTGTCCGCACGGGTTGGCGCCGACTACCTCCGCCTTGCTGCAGCTCGTCATGGGCGATGCGCTGGCGATCGCACTGCTTGAGGCGCGCGGTTTCACGCCGGATCATTTCCGCACCTTCCATCCGGGCGGCCAGCTCGGTGCCAATCTGACGCAGCTGCGCGAGATCATGCATGTCGGCGAAAGACTGCCGCTGGTGCCGTCGGGAACCGGCATGCGGGAGGCGATCCTGGAATTGTCGCGCAAAGGTTTCGGCTGCGTGGCGATCACCGCCGCCGACGGCACGCTGGCCGGCATCATCACCGATGGCGACATTCGCCGCCACATCGCCAGCGATCTTCTGTCCATGAGCGTCGATCAGGTAATGACGAAGAAGCCGAAGACGGCGAGCCCGGACACGCTGGTGGCGACGGCGCTGCAGACGATCAACACCTCCGCCATCACCAGCCTGATGGTGGTCGAGGGCGGGCGCCCGGTCGGATTGGTGCATCTGCATGACCTGCTGCGCATCGGCGCGGCGTAG